Genomic segment of Polynucleobacter necessarius:
ACCCATACCAGCCCGCAATACCTTGCTTGACCACAGATGGGCACAACCCGTTAATGCGATTACTTGAGTAAAGCCAGCTGCTGCTGTGCGCAAAATAGAGCCCACATTCCCAGCATCCTGAATACGATCCAAAATAATCACATCGCCAGAAATCGTCGCAACCGACTTTTGGGGGTTTAATGCAGTATCAGGAAGATCCAGCAATCCCGCAATTTGCGGAGCATTTACCAAATCACTGAGCAATTCCCATAAGCCTTTATCCAGCTGATAAACCCGAGTATCAAGACAAATTTCTACATGGTCATATACAGCTTGAGCAATCTCTGGGTTTTGTAAACCTAACTCTGAGGTAATTAAGGTCTTGAGTCCTGAATTGCCTACCCAGGTTTGCACTAAATGAATGCCTTCTAGCAAAGCCTGACCACAAGCAAATCTCGCCTTCTGACCTTTGGGGCCGGTGGCTTGTAATTGACGTATCTCCTTAAACAGGGAATTGTCTTTTGAGCTGATAAATTCCATTTTCATAATTGGGATTATCAGCTATGCAGGGCTAAGACATTGCGAACAGGAGAAAAGCTACGACGATGCTGATCGCAGGCACCAAATTCTTTTAGCGCTGCGAAATGCGCTTCTGTGGGATATCCCATGTGTTGGGCAAAGCCATACTGAGGATGCAATTCATGCAAGGCCATCATTTGGCGATCGCGTGTCACCTTAGCCAAGATCG
This window contains:
- a CDS encoding TrmH family RNA methyltransferase, encoding MKMEFISSKDNSLFKEIRQLQATGPKGQKARFACGQALLEGIHLVQTWVGNSGLKTLITSELGLQNPEIAQAVYDHVEICLDTRVYQLDKGLWELLSDLVNAPQIAGLLDLPDTALNPQKSVATISGDVIILDRIQDAGNVGSILRTAAAGFTQVIALTGCAHLWSSKVLRAGMGAHRLLDLYEGWSTPQVLSAVTAPLLAVTADGELDLFNMPKVLIHPVAWVMGSEGQGISEDLMAQAKGVSIPIDPRVESLNVSTAAAVCLFETLRVRRA